A genomic segment from Conger conger chromosome 2, fConCon1.1, whole genome shotgun sequence encodes:
- the ghdc gene encoding GH3 domain-containing protein isoform X2, producing MALLWRDIDWRVKGQNRSVGSLLTQYVAMKVVGWLGKRQRERLEADTCDIRKAQEETLLKRLRKNANTYYGRLYEFSAIKDSVAFCQHHPLTEYEHYRDLVKRVAAGAEGVLIAGRPLILAMTSGTSGASSMLLSTKDTNTEFFLQGVAVCLDAMRKAFPASESLQRTTKFFYTPTLRQSEAGIPIGPNSSTPASSRHMLTLYTTPAPAFQVSSEPDALYLHLLFALKDCSVGTLESNFAASVFYAFCFMQERWQELVEDVELGRVSPRLAIEDGVRRGLDRLLTQDPERAARLKAEFQQGFEGIALRLWPQLNLVLAVDSGSNHIYGELLRQHYCRGVPFYSPFYAATEGLIGVNLWPEKDQRQYLLCPRSMFCEFLPEASLDEKQPQTLLMDQVQKGLSYELVVTNASGLFRYRIGDVVKVVGFHNQCPVVEFQYRRGQMLNVRGEKVSEAMFLAALMRAVRQWPGAELVDYCCAESGILGESSGGSDPHYQVFLELQGVRNLTEEQRYKLDHCLQEDSAVYKSFRHKGSIGPMRVQLVGGGAFQELRGHMLAFSQASPNTFKMHRVLHRKEYANFLRGKIIS from the exons ATGGCGCTTCTGTGGAGAGACATTGACTGGAGGGTAAAGGGGCAGAATAGATCTGTGGGCAGCCTTCTCACTCAATACGTGGCCATGAAAGTCGTGGGTTGGCTGGGGAAACGACAGAGGGAACGTCTGGAAGCAGACACGTGTGACATCAGGAAAGCGCAGGAGGAAACGCTACTCAAGCGTCTGCGCaaaaatgcaaacacatacTATGGACGTCTGTACGAGTTCAGTGCAATCAAAG actctGTGGCTTTTTGCCAGCATCACCCATTAACGGAGTATGAGCACTACCGTGACCTGGTCAAGCGTGTAGCTGCAGGGGCAGAGGGGGTGCTGATCGCTGGGAGACCCCTTATCCTGGCTATGACTTCTGGCACATCTGGAGCCAGCAGTATGCTGCTCAGCACGAAGGATACCAACACAGAGTTCTTCTTACAG GGTGTCGCTGTGTGCCTGGATGCCATGAGGAAGGCCTTTCCCGCCAGCGAGAGCCTACAGCGCACCACCAAGTTCTTCTACACACCCACTTTGCGCCAGTCAGAAGCAGGCATCCCCATTGGACCAAACTCTTCCACCCCTGCCTCCTCCCGCCACATGCTAACCCTATACACCACCCCTGCGCCTGCCTTCCAGGTGTCCAGTGAGCCGGACGCTCTCTACCTGCACCTGCTCTTCGCCCTTAAGGACTGCAGCGTGGGCACCCTGGAGTCCAACTTTGCCGCCTCTGTCTTTTACGCCTTCTGTTTCATGCAG GAGAGGTGGCAGGAGCTGGTGGAGGATGTGGAGCTGGGCCGGGTCAGCCCCCGGCTGGCCATCGAGGACGGGGTGCGGCGCGGCCTGGACCGGCTGCTGACGCAGGACCCAGAGCGGGCGGCCCGGCTGAAGGCCGAGTTCCAGCAGGGCTTCGAGGGCATCGCACTCCGCTTGTGGCCCCAGCTGAACCTGGTGCTGGCCGTGGACTCCGGCTCCAATCACATCTACGGAGAGCTGCTGAGGCAGCACTACTGCCGGGGCGTCCCCTTCTACTCCCCATTCTATGCTGCTACTGAAG gtCTCATTGGGGTAAACCTGTGGCCAGAGAAGGACCAGCGGCAGTACTTGCTCTGTCCACGCTCCATGTTCTGTGAGTTCCTGCCTGAGGCCAGTTTGGATGAGAAGCAGCCGCAAACCCTGCTGATGGACCAGGTCCAGAAGGGGCTCTCGTACGAGCTGGTGGTCACCAACGCATCTGGTCTCTTCAG GTACCGCATAGGAGATGTGGTGAAAGTGGTTGGATTCCACAATCAATGCCCAGTGGTGGAATTCCAGTACAG GCGTGGACAAATGCTGAACGTTCGAGGGGAGAAAGTGTCTGAGGCCATGTTTCTGGCAGCCCTGATGAGAGCAGTCCGTCAGTGGCCCGGCGCGGAGCTAGTGGACTACTGCTGTGCAGAAAGTGGAATTTTGG GCGAGTCCTCCGGTGGCTCTGACCCCCACTATCAAGTGTTTCTGGAGCTGCAGGGGGTGAGAAACCTGACTGAGGAGCAGCGCTACAAG ctggATCACTGTCTCCAAGAAGACTCGGCCGTCTATAAATCTTTTAGGCACAAAGGCAGCATTGGGCCAATGAGGGTGCAGCTGGTGGGTGGCGGGGCCTTCCAGGAGTTACGCGGACACATGCTGGCCTTCTCCCAAGCTTCGCCCAACACCTTCAAAATGCACCGCGTGCTGCACAGGAAGGAGTACGCCAATTTCCTGCGGGGAAAGATCATCTCCTAA
- the ghdc gene encoding GH3 domain-containing protein isoform X1, which yields MATITLEKTRLDDSFAAMATVQRRIKRTSYVCFIVTLLVITLIVFGHNYGLLGIPSPVSIVVGVFSVGGMALLWRDIDWRVKGQNRSVGSLLTQYVAMKVVGWLGKRQRERLEADTCDIRKAQEETLLKRLRKNANTYYGRLYEFSAIKDSVAFCQHHPLTEYEHYRDLVKRVAAGAEGVLIAGRPLILAMTSGTSGASSMLLSTKDTNTEFFLQGVAVCLDAMRKAFPASESLQRTTKFFYTPTLRQSEAGIPIGPNSSTPASSRHMLTLYTTPAPAFQVSSEPDALYLHLLFALKDCSVGTLESNFAASVFYAFCFMQERWQELVEDVELGRVSPRLAIEDGVRRGLDRLLTQDPERAARLKAEFQQGFEGIALRLWPQLNLVLAVDSGSNHIYGELLRQHYCRGVPFYSPFYAATEGLIGVNLWPEKDQRQYLLCPRSMFCEFLPEASLDEKQPQTLLMDQVQKGLSYELVVTNASGLFRYRIGDVVKVVGFHNQCPVVEFQYRRGQMLNVRGEKVSEAMFLAALMRAVRQWPGAELVDYCCAESGILGESSGGSDPHYQVFLELQGVRNLTEEQRYKLDHCLQEDSAVYKSFRHKGSIGPMRVQLVGGGAFQELRGHMLAFSQASPNTFKMHRVLHRKEYANFLRGKIIS from the exons ATGGCAACAATTACCTTGGAAAAAACGAGGTTAGATGACTCGTTCGCTGCAATGGCAACAGTACAACGTCGCATTAAACGGACCAGTTATGTATGTTTTATCGTCACGCTACTGGTTATCACCTTGATTGTGTTTGGACATAATTACG GACTTCTTGGGATACCCTCTCCTGTCTCAATCGTTGTTGGAGTTTTCTCTGTGGGTGGAATGGCGCTTCTGTGGAGAGACATTGACTGGAGGGTAAAGGGGCAGAATAGATCTGTGGGCAGCCTTCTCACTCAATACGTGGCCATGAAAGTCGTGGGTTGGCTGGGGAAACGACAGAGGGAACGTCTGGAAGCAGACACGTGTGACATCAGGAAAGCGCAGGAGGAAACGCTACTCAAGCGTCTGCGCaaaaatgcaaacacatacTATGGACGTCTGTACGAGTTCAGTGCAATCAAAG actctGTGGCTTTTTGCCAGCATCACCCATTAACGGAGTATGAGCACTACCGTGACCTGGTCAAGCGTGTAGCTGCAGGGGCAGAGGGGGTGCTGATCGCTGGGAGACCCCTTATCCTGGCTATGACTTCTGGCACATCTGGAGCCAGCAGTATGCTGCTCAGCACGAAGGATACCAACACAGAGTTCTTCTTACAG GGTGTCGCTGTGTGCCTGGATGCCATGAGGAAGGCCTTTCCCGCCAGCGAGAGCCTACAGCGCACCACCAAGTTCTTCTACACACCCACTTTGCGCCAGTCAGAAGCAGGCATCCCCATTGGACCAAACTCTTCCACCCCTGCCTCCTCCCGCCACATGCTAACCCTATACACCACCCCTGCGCCTGCCTTCCAGGTGTCCAGTGAGCCGGACGCTCTCTACCTGCACCTGCTCTTCGCCCTTAAGGACTGCAGCGTGGGCACCCTGGAGTCCAACTTTGCCGCCTCTGTCTTTTACGCCTTCTGTTTCATGCAG GAGAGGTGGCAGGAGCTGGTGGAGGATGTGGAGCTGGGCCGGGTCAGCCCCCGGCTGGCCATCGAGGACGGGGTGCGGCGCGGCCTGGACCGGCTGCTGACGCAGGACCCAGAGCGGGCGGCCCGGCTGAAGGCCGAGTTCCAGCAGGGCTTCGAGGGCATCGCACTCCGCTTGTGGCCCCAGCTGAACCTGGTGCTGGCCGTGGACTCCGGCTCCAATCACATCTACGGAGAGCTGCTGAGGCAGCACTACTGCCGGGGCGTCCCCTTCTACTCCCCATTCTATGCTGCTACTGAAG gtCTCATTGGGGTAAACCTGTGGCCAGAGAAGGACCAGCGGCAGTACTTGCTCTGTCCACGCTCCATGTTCTGTGAGTTCCTGCCTGAGGCCAGTTTGGATGAGAAGCAGCCGCAAACCCTGCTGATGGACCAGGTCCAGAAGGGGCTCTCGTACGAGCTGGTGGTCACCAACGCATCTGGTCTCTTCAG GTACCGCATAGGAGATGTGGTGAAAGTGGTTGGATTCCACAATCAATGCCCAGTGGTGGAATTCCAGTACAG GCGTGGACAAATGCTGAACGTTCGAGGGGAGAAAGTGTCTGAGGCCATGTTTCTGGCAGCCCTGATGAGAGCAGTCCGTCAGTGGCCCGGCGCGGAGCTAGTGGACTACTGCTGTGCAGAAAGTGGAATTTTGG GCGAGTCCTCCGGTGGCTCTGACCCCCACTATCAAGTGTTTCTGGAGCTGCAGGGGGTGAGAAACCTGACTGAGGAGCAGCGCTACAAG ctggATCACTGTCTCCAAGAAGACTCGGCCGTCTATAAATCTTTTAGGCACAAAGGCAGCATTGGGCCAATGAGGGTGCAGCTGGTGGGTGGCGGGGCCTTCCAGGAGTTACGCGGACACATGCTGGCCTTCTCCCAAGCTTCGCCCAACACCTTCAAAATGCACCGCGTGCTGCACAGGAAGGAGTACGCCAATTTCCTGCGGGGAAAGATCATCTCCTAA